One region of Trinickia violacea genomic DNA includes:
- the motA gene encoding flagellar motor stator protein MotA — protein MLIFIGVFVTLLSVFGGYALAGGHLGALIQPTEILMIGGAGVGAFVLGNGIKNIKATVRVLPTLFKGSKYNKDVYMELMALLYVLLAKARKEGTLTLEADIDDPEKSPIFTQYPKILADKHIVEFLTDYLRLMVGGNMNAFEIESLMDEEIETHHAEGEGPAHALSRVGDAMPAFGIVAAVMGVVHTMASADKPPAVLGAMIAEALVGTFLGILLSYGLIGPLSSLAEQRVAESTKMFQCIKVTILASLNGYAPAIAVEFGRKVLFSTERPSFAELEEHVRRVKAK, from the coding sequence GTGCTGATTTTCATTGGAGTGTTCGTGACGCTGTTGTCCGTCTTCGGCGGTTATGCGCTGGCAGGCGGGCATCTGGGTGCGCTGATTCAGCCGACCGAAATTCTGATGATCGGCGGCGCCGGCGTGGGTGCGTTCGTCCTCGGCAACGGGATCAAGAACATCAAGGCGACGGTGCGGGTGCTGCCGACGCTGTTCAAGGGCTCGAAGTACAACAAGGACGTCTACATGGAGCTGATGGCGCTCCTTTACGTTCTGCTTGCGAAGGCGCGCAAGGAAGGCACGCTGACGCTCGAAGCCGACATCGACGATCCCGAGAAGAGCCCGATCTTCACGCAGTATCCGAAGATCCTCGCCGATAAGCACATCGTCGAATTCCTCACCGACTATTTGCGCTTGATGGTCGGCGGCAACATGAACGCGTTCGAAATCGAAAGCCTCATGGACGAGGAGATCGAGACGCATCACGCCGAAGGCGAAGGTCCGGCGCACGCGTTGAGCCGCGTCGGCGACGCGATGCCGGCCTTCGGTATCGTCGCGGCGGTGATGGGCGTCGTGCACACGATGGCCTCGGCCGACAAGCCGCCTGCCGTGCTTGGCGCGATGATCGCGGAAGCGCTCGTCGGCACCTTCCTCGGCATTCTGCTTTCCTACGGTCTGATCGGACCGCTCTCGAGCCTCGCCGAGCAGCGCGTGGCCGAGTCGACCAAGATGTTCCAGTGCATCAAGGTCACGATCCTCGCGAGCCTGAACGGCTACGCGCCGGCGATCGCGGTCGAGTTCGGCCGCAAGGTGCTGTTTTCGACCGAGCGTCCGTCGTTCGCCGAGCTCGAAGAGCACGTGCGCCGCGTGAAGGCCAAGTAA
- the motB gene encoding flagellar motor protein MotB codes for MSKGKERAIVVKRVTAAKKSHHGGAWKLAYADFMTAMMAFFLLMWLLSSVTPVQLKGIAEYFQQPLKAALFGGDRSAEDSSIVKGGGRDISTDKDGVTRRSDGDTTNATRTASKSDDEAINQQQGSLERREQVRLHDLQIKLMAAIEANPILRQFKQQIRVDSTLTGLRIEIVDTQKRPMFATASDDVEPYMRDILRAIGQTLNDVPNRIVVQGHTDAVPYAGGEKGYSNWELSADRANASRRELIAGGMDEDKVLRVIGLASAQNLNKADPLDPENRRISIIVLNKKSEDALTRDDTSTTTLSNDAAGAKALGSAFGAAPAVAPQPVTVPAKP; via the coding sequence ATGAGCAAAGGAAAAGAGCGCGCCATCGTTGTCAAGCGCGTGACTGCAGCGAAGAAGTCGCACCACGGCGGCGCGTGGAAGCTCGCGTACGCGGACTTCATGACCGCGATGATGGCGTTCTTCCTGCTGATGTGGCTCTTGAGCTCGGTCACGCCCGTGCAGTTGAAGGGCATCGCCGAATACTTCCAGCAGCCGCTCAAGGCCGCGCTCTTCGGCGGCGACCGCAGCGCCGAGGATTCGAGCATCGTCAAAGGCGGCGGCCGCGACATCTCGACCGACAAGGACGGCGTCACGCGCCGCAGCGACGGCGACACGACGAATGCGACGCGCACCGCCTCGAAGAGCGACGACGAAGCCATCAACCAGCAGCAAGGCTCGCTCGAGCGCCGCGAGCAGGTGCGCCTGCACGATCTGCAGATCAAGCTGATGGCCGCGATCGAAGCGAACCCCATCCTGCGCCAGTTCAAGCAGCAGATCCGCGTCGACTCGACGCTGACCGGCCTGCGCATCGAAATCGTCGACACCCAAAAGCGGCCGATGTTCGCGACCGCGAGCGACGACGTCGAACCGTACATGCGCGACATCCTGCGCGCGATCGGCCAGACGCTGAACGACGTGCCGAACCGCATCGTCGTCCAGGGCCACACCGACGCCGTGCCGTATGCCGGCGGCGAGAAGGGCTACAGCAATTGGGAGCTGTCGGCGGATCGCGCGAACGCCTCGCGCCGCGAGCTGATCGCCGGCGGCATGGACGAAGACAAAGTGCTGCGCGTGATCGGCCTCGCCTCCGCGCAGAACCTGAACAAAGCCGATCCGCTCGATCCGGAGAACCGGCGCATCAGCATCATCGTGCTGAACAAGAAATCGGAAGATGCGCTGACGCGCGACGACACCTCCACGACGACGCTGTCGAACGACGCCGCGGGCGCAAAGGCCCTCGGCAGCGCGTTTGGCGCCGCGC